The sequence GACCTACGCGGCGGCGATCTTCAACAACATCACCGGGCACACCGACGCGGGCTCGTCCAGCACCACCGTCGCGGGGATCTCCGGCTACGCGGTGCGCTGGCACATCACCACCTCGGACGGCAGCAAGGGCTACATCCTGATGGTGGCCGTCCCCGCCAAGGGCGGCGGCTTCGTGGCCTTCGAGGGCGGGGTGGACGACGCGGCGGGCGCGCCCGACCCGTCCGTGCTGGACCAGATCCTCAAGGGCATCAAGCAGGACACCAGCGCGGCGGCGGGCTCCGACACCTGAGCCCCCGCCCGGGCGGGTGGGCCGGCGGCAACCGGGGTTGTTCGACCCGGGTCCGCCCGGCCCGCCCGCCCCGGCTCCGGCCGGTGCGTTCCCGCCCCTCCCCGGCCCGCCCGCTCCGCTCCGGCGGGTCAGTCCCCGTACCGCTCCCAGAGCTTGGGGAACCGTTTCGCCATGACCTCGGGGTCGTCGAAGTCGAACCCGGCCCCGAACGGCTGCGCGGGCTGGCGTCCGCCCACCTCGGGCAGCGGCAGCGCGGTCAGCTGCTCGTACGCCTCGTCGGCCGCGTAGCCGAGGTCCTCGGCCTCGCCGTCCTCCTCCTCGTCGAAGCCGGGCAGCAGGTCGGCCAGGTCGTCCGGCTCGTGCAGCCCGCCCTCGAAGACGTCCCGGCCCTGGCCGATCAGCCAGCACCGGAAGTAGTCGAAGGAGTCCTCGGAGGCCCCGCCCAGCAACAGGTAGGCCGCGCCCCACAGGTCGTGGCGGTAGGCGCGCTGGAACCGGGCCTCGAAGAGCCGGGCGAAGTCGATGACGTCGTCCGGGGTCAGCTCGACGAGCCGCTCCACCAGACGGTCCGCCTGCTCGTCCGGGTCGCCCTCGGCGTCCTCCCGGGTGTCGTCGATGATCTGCCAGAAGTCGGTCTCGTCCATCACCGCTCCAGCATCCCTGTTCGGTCGCACGCGCGCATGCGAAGAGCGGGTGAATCGCCCGGAACGGTACGAAAAACCCGGAACGGCGCGAAGATGCCCGCCGTCCGCCCCCTCCTGCCGTCCGCCCCCGCGCACCGTCACCCCGCCCACCGTCACCCCGCCCCGGACGCGCGGAACCCCGCGCCGTCCGGGGACGACGCGGGGTTCCGGTGCTGCCGGAGGGAGACCCTCGGGCGGGAGCCCTACAGGCCGAGCTCGACCTCGAACTCGCCGGCCTCGAGGATCTCCTTGACCGCCACCAGGTAGCGGGCGGCGTCGGCGCCGTCCACCAGGCGGTGGTCGTAGGAGAGCGACAGGTAGGTCATGTCACGGATGCCGATGGCGGTGCCGCCGTCGGCCTCGATGACGACCGGGCGCTTGACCGTCGCGCCGATGCCCAGGATGGCGGCCTGGTTCGGCGGCACGATGACGGTGTCGAAGAGCGCGCCGCGCGAGCCGGTGTTGCTGATGGTGAAGGTGGCGCCGGACAGCTCGTCCGGGGTGATCTTGCTGTCGCGCACCTTGCCGGCCAGCTCGGCGGTCTTCTTCGAGATGCCGGCGATGTTGAGGTCGCCCGCACCCTTGATGACCGGGGTCATCAGACCCTTCTCCGAGTCCACCGCGATACCGATGTTCTCGGTGTCGAAGTAGGTGATGGTGCCCTCGGCGTCGTTGATCCGGGCGTTGACGACCGCGTGGGCCTTCAGCGCCTGGGCGGCGGCCTTGACGAAGAACGGCATCGGGGACAGCTTCACGCCCTCGCGGGCGAGGAAGGAGTCCTTGGCCTTGGCGCGCAGCGACATGATCCGGGTGACGTCCACCTCGACCACGCTGGTGAGCTGCGCCTGCTCGTGCAGGGCCTTCATCATGTTGTCGCCGATGACCTTGCGCATGCGGGTCATCTTGACCGTCTGGCCGCGCAGGGCCGACGGGGCGGCGGCGGCCTTCGGCGCGGCGGCGGCCGCGACCGGGGCGGCGGCGACCGGGGCCGGCGCGGCCTTGGCGGCCTCGGCGGCGGCCAGGACGTCCTGCTTGCGGATGCGGCCGCCGACACCGGTGCCGGTGACAGCGGTCAGCGCGACGCCGTGCTCGGCGGCGAGCTTGCGCACCAGCGGGGTGACGTAGGCGTCACCGGCGTCGGCCACCGGAGCGGCCGGAGCGGCGACCGGGGCCGGGGCGGCAACGGGAGCCGGGGCGGCAACGGGGGCCGGAGCGGCGACCGGAGCCGGGGCGGCAACGGGGGCCGGAGCGGCGACCGGAGCCGGAGCGGCAACGGGGGCCGGGGCAGCGACCGGAGCCGGAGCGGCAACGGGGGCCGGAGCGGCGACCGGAGCCGGAGCAGCCGGAGCGGCCGGAGCAGCCGGAGCAGCCGGAGCGGCGACGGCACCCGCGGCACCGATCAGCGCGAGCTGGGCGCCGACCTCGGCGGTCTCGTCCTCGCCGACCAGGATCTTCACCAGGGTGCCGGCGACCGGCGACGGGATCTCGGTGTCGACCTTGTCGGTGGAGACCTCGAGCAGCGGCTCGTCGACCTCGACCGTGTCACCCTCGGCCTTCAGCCAGCGGGTGACGGTGCCCTCGGCGACCGACTCGCCCAGGGCCGGCAGCAGCACCGGGGTGGCGTCGGCGGCCGGGGCCGCCGGAGCGGCGGCGACCGGGGCGGCCGGAGCGGCCGGTGCCTCGGCGACCGGGGCCGGAGCGGCGACCGGGGCCTCCGCGACCGGGGCCGGGGCAGCGACGGCCGGAGCCGCGGCGGCGACCGGCGCGCCCGAGCCGTCGTCGATGATCGCGAGCTCGGCGCCGACCTCGACGGTCTCGTCCTCGGCGACCTTGATCGAGGCCAGAATGCCGGAGGCCGGGGCCGGGATCTCGGTGTCGACCTTGTCGGTCGACACCTCGAGCAGCGGCTCGTCGACCTCCACGCGCTCACCCTCGGCCTTCAGCCAACGGGTGACGGTGCCCTCGGAAACGCTCTCGCCCAGCGCGGGCAGTGTTACTGAGACCGCCATGGTTTCAGCGACTCCTATTCAAGTCTTGCGAACTGGAAGATGGGGGGTGTGGGGGGCGCGATCAGTCGTGCGCGTGCAGCGGCTTGCCGGCCAGCGCCAGGTGCGCCTCGCCCAGGGCCTCGGACTGGGTCGGGTGCGCGTGGATGAGCTGCGCGACCTCGGCCGGGAGAGCCTCCCAGTTGTAGATCAGCTGGGCCTCTCCGACCTGCTCGCCCATGCGGGCGCCGACCATGTGGACGCCGACCACGGCGCCGTCCTTGACCTGGACGAGCTTGATCTCGCCGGCGGTCTTCAGGATCTTGCTCTTGCCGTTGCCGGCCAGGTTGTACTTGACGGTGACGACC comes from Streptomyces sp. TLI_053 and encodes:
- a CDS encoding DUF4240 domain-containing protein — encoded protein: MDETDFWQIIDDTREDAEGDPDEQADRLVERLVELTPDDVIDFARLFEARFQRAYRHDLWGAAYLLLGGASEDSFDYFRCWLIGQGRDVFEGGLHEPDDLADLLPGFDEEEDGEAEDLGYAADEAYEQLTALPLPEVGGRQPAQPFGAGFDFDDPEVMAKRFPKLWERYGD
- the sucB gene encoding 2-oxoglutarate dehydrogenase, E2 component, dihydrolipoamide succinyltransferase, giving the protein MAVSVTLPALGESVSEGTVTRWLKAEGERVEVDEPLLEVSTDKVDTEIPAPASGILASIKVAEDETVEVGAELAIIDDGSGAPVAAAAPAVAAPAPVAEAPVAAPAPVAEAPAAPAAPVAAAPAAPAADATPVLLPALGESVAEGTVTRWLKAEGDTVEVDEPLLEVSTDKVDTEIPSPVAGTLVKILVGEDETAEVGAQLALIGAAGAVAAPAAPAAPAAPAAPAPVAAPAPVAAPAPVAAPAPVAAPAPVAAPAPVAAPAPVAAPAPVAAPAPVAAPAPVAAPAAPVADAGDAYVTPLVRKLAAEHGVALTAVTGTGVGGRIRKQDVLAAAEAAKAAPAPVAAAPVAAAAAPKAAAAPSALRGQTVKMTRMRKVIGDNMMKALHEQAQLTSVVEVDVTRIMSLRAKAKDSFLAREGVKLSPMPFFVKAAAQALKAHAVVNARINDAEGTITYFDTENIGIAVDSEKGLMTPVIKGAGDLNIAGISKKTAELAGKVRDSKITPDELSGATFTISNTGSRGALFDTVIVPPNQAAILGIGATVKRPVVIEADGGTAIGIRDMTYLSLSYDHRLVDGADAARYLVAVKEILEAGEFEVELGL